One genomic window of Diospyros lotus cultivar Yz01 chromosome 8, ASM1463336v1, whole genome shotgun sequence includes the following:
- the LOC127807759 gene encoding uncharacterized protein LOC127807759, with protein sequence MEQIMGSMVGFMQGTHSWDGHAVNMLDLYRRQNPPIFQGKLGADPSEGEFWIEQAEKLLDHLHCGEEEKVNCATFMLQDEVDRWWKGVKRAMTPRARAPYVTWERFKELFDEKYFPLSLRVKKEREFMELRQTGDMTVA encoded by the coding sequence ATGGAGCAAATAATGGGAAGCATGGTGGGATTTATGCAAGGAACTCACTCTTGGGACGGCCATGCAGTCAACATGCTCGACCTCTACCGTCGACAGAATCCTCCCATCTTTCAAGGGAAACTTGGCGCGGACCCCAGCGAAGGGGAATTCTGGATTGAACAAGCAGAGAAGCTGCTAGACCACTTACACTGTGGAGAAGAGGAGAAAGTCAACTGTGCCACCTTCATGCTTCAAGATGAGGTAGACAGATGGTGGAAAGGAGTTAAACGAGCAATGACCCCTCGAGCTAGGGCACCATACGTCACCTGGGAGCGGTTCAAAGAACTCTTCGACGAGAAGTACTTTCCTCTAAGTCTGAGAGtaaagaaggagagagaatttATGGAGTTAAGGCAAACTGGGGACATGACCGTAGCCTAG
- the LOC127808425 gene encoding protein STRICTOSIDINE SYNTHASE-LIKE 10-like gives MGPICGKPLSLSFNYRTGQLYIADSYLGLRVVGPCGGLATLLASSAENVAFQFLSCVEVDQLTGTVYFTDVSQFYDLRNHTEPGFFKDFSGRLLSYDPETRRASVLMKGIGAATGVAISANGNFLLVSENLTKRIHRFWLRGSRASTSEIFSTLPRNPYKIRRTASGDFWVAMATWNTEATPFEVFPLAQKFNSKGGVVA, from the exons ATGGGACCAATATGTGGAAAGCCTCTAAGCCTCAGTTTCAACTACAGAACTGGGCAACTTTACATTGCAGATTCTTATTTAGGGCTTCGAGTAGTAGGCCCTTGTGGAGGACTTGCAACCCTACTTGCCTCAAGCGCAGAGAACGTGGCCTTCCAGTTCCTCAGCTGCGTGGAAGTGGACCAGCTCACTGGCACCGTTTACTTCACAGATGTTAGTCAATTTTACGATCTAAG AAACCACACAGAACCCGGATTTTTTAAGGACTTCAGTGGGAGGCTGCTAAGCTATGATCCTGAGACCAGACGAGCATCCGTGTTGATGAAAGGGATCGGCGCTGCCACTGGTGTCGCCATCAGTGCAAATGGAAACTTTCTGCTTGTGTCGGAGAACCTCACAAAGAGAATTCATAGGTTTTGGCTGAGAGGTTCCAGGGCTAGCACCTCGGAAATTTTCTCGACCCTTCCGAGAAACCCATACAAAATTCGGAGGACGGCTTCAGGAGACTTCTGGGTGGCAATGGCTACTTGGAACACAGAAGCAACGCCGTTTGAGGTTTTTCCGTTGGCCCAGAAGTTCAATTCGAAAGGTGGTGTTGTGGCATAG